In uncultured Fibrobacter sp., the following are encoded in one genomic region:
- a CDS encoding tetraacyldisaccharide 4'-kinase, translating into MFRLLAAICYRAAYLLHHALCLRPGAPLRHSKLIVVGSFRTGGAGKTPFCIWLCNHLAAQGKAVALLAHEYAFDEVAMLRKKFADNARIQIFATRNRYRLAQELDHSQKFDCIVCDDGFEDSRLVGANTILLQWKPLPTKISELWPCGKMRSLAKDHDLNSPMVHALQCEGEHPDVRFVIDKVYHLATGKEFVKNGTKVNIVCGLGNPERFCNDLQNFGIEIERKFFFKDHSKTFAIQFEQILQKRPQDTFVISEKDAARLPAEFIQKNVNSLIFVASQTTEISPEALQNLL; encoded by the coding sequence ATGTTTCGTTTACTCGCCGCCATCTGCTACCGTGCCGCGTACCTGTTGCATCATGCGCTCTGCCTTAGGCCGGGCGCTCCTCTTCGGCATTCTAAACTGATTGTCGTCGGGAGCTTTCGCACCGGTGGTGCAGGTAAGACGCCTTTCTGCATCTGGCTTTGCAATCACCTAGCTGCCCAAGGCAAGGCGGTAGCACTTCTCGCCCACGAATACGCCTTCGACGAAGTCGCCATGCTCCGCAAGAAATTTGCAGACAACGCGCGCATCCAGATTTTTGCAACCCGCAACCGCTACCGCTTGGCACAAGAACTTGACCACTCGCAAAAGTTCGACTGCATCGTCTGCGACGACGGATTCGAAGACAGTCGCTTGGTCGGAGCAAACACCATTCTCTTGCAGTGGAAACCCCTACCCACCAAGATTTCGGAACTCTGGCCCTGCGGTAAAATGCGTAGCCTAGCAAAAGACCACGACCTAAATTCACCTATGGTCCACGCGCTCCAATGCGAAGGCGAACACCCGGATGTACGCTTCGTTATAGACAAAGTATACCACCTTGCGACAGGCAAAGAATTTGTCAAAAACGGCACAAAAGTAAATATCGTATGCGGCCTCGGAAACCCCGAGCGCTTTTGCAACGACCTTCAAAATTTCGGAATCGAGATCGAGCGCAAGTTCTTCTTTAAAGATCACAGCAAAACGTTCGCCATCCAATTCGAACAAATCCTCCAGAAGCGTCCGCAAGATACTTTCGTGATTTCAGAAAAAGACGCCGCCAGGCTCCCTGCCGAATTTATCCAAAAAAATGTAAATTCGCTAATTTTCGTTGCATCCCAGACAACAGAAATTTCTCCCGAAGCCCTCCAAAATCTGCTCTGA
- a CDS encoding TrkA family potassium uptake protein produces MASKQFVVIGLGNTGYFLARHLTALGHDVMVVDPSPEKIQDISNQVSQAVVADGTRKKQLQSLPLSKVDSVICCIGEDLQASLLTVLNLKELGVKHIIAKSSSPAHTIILEKLGVADIFHPERDMAISLAERLNRPNMLDYLPFMEGFSIVEIACPDAFLGKTLKDLSLTHKYGIQVIAIRDPLERTPKIGNIADYVLKENDVLFVIGPNEALDKLKT; encoded by the coding sequence ATGGCTTCTAAACAATTTGTAGTGATAGGACTGGGTAATACGGGCTACTTTTTGGCCCGCCATTTGACCGCACTAGGACACGATGTGATGGTCGTAGACCCGAGTCCCGAAAAGATCCAGGATATATCGAACCAGGTGTCCCAGGCAGTCGTTGCCGACGGTACCCGTAAAAAGCAGCTCCAGTCGCTCCCGCTTTCCAAGGTGGACAGCGTTATCTGCTGTATCGGCGAAGACCTACAGGCCTCGCTCCTGACGGTCCTGAACCTCAAGGAACTGGGCGTCAAGCACATTATTGCCAAGTCCAGTAGCCCGGCCCATACCATTATTTTGGAAAAGCTCGGCGTGGCAGACATCTTCCACCCGGAACGCGACATGGCCATTTCGCTGGCCGAAAGGCTCAATCGTCCGAACATGCTCGACTACCTGCCGTTCATGGAAGGCTTCTCGATTGTGGAAATCGCCTGCCCCGACGCATTCCTCGGCAAGACCCTCAAGGACCTGTCGCTCACCCACAAGTACGGCATCCAGGTGATCGCCATTCGCGACCCGCTGGAACGCACCCCCAAGATCGGTAACATCGCCGACTACGTGCTCAAGGAAAACGACGTGCTGTTCGTGATTGGCCCGAACGAGGCTCTGGACAAGCTCAAGACCTAG
- the aroC gene encoding chorismate synthase — MASTFGKIFSVTTWGESHGPAVGSVLDGCPAGLEISENEIQAELNRRRPGQGKMTTARDEKDQVKILSGVFEGKTTGTPISFAVFNEDQRSHDYAEIQKWYRPGHADLCYDLKYGFRDYRGGGRSSARETIGRVAAGAVAKKLLKQVNNTEIIAWVNSIGEVDCGPLDLNKLTLEQIEASPVRCPDLDASAKMEQAVLDARANGDSIGGTVCLLVKNPPVALGEPVFDRLDALLAQAMLSIPACKGFEIGSGFASARMHGSKHNDELYFDGHAYHTRTNNAGGSLGGISNGEPIYCRMAFKPTATISQEQKTAGRGGENGTLAARGRHDPCVAVRAPVIVESMAALVLADLFLQQKRHCL; from the coding sequence ATGGCAAGCACTTTTGGCAAAATTTTTAGCGTTACTACCTGGGGCGAATCCCATGGTCCGGCAGTTGGTTCGGTCCTGGATGGATGCCCTGCAGGCCTCGAAATCTCCGAAAACGAAATCCAGGCGGAACTCAACCGCCGCCGCCCCGGGCAGGGCAAAATGACCACCGCCCGCGACGAAAAGGACCAGGTTAAGATCCTTTCGGGCGTTTTCGAAGGCAAAACCACAGGAACCCCGATTTCTTTCGCCGTCTTTAACGAAGACCAGCGCAGCCACGACTACGCCGAAATCCAGAAATGGTACCGCCCGGGTCATGCCGACCTGTGCTACGACCTCAAGTACGGGTTCAGGGACTATCGTGGCGGTGGACGCAGCTCTGCCCGCGAAACCATCGGACGCGTTGCCGCAGGTGCGGTCGCCAAGAAACTTTTGAAGCAGGTAAACAACACCGAAATCATCGCCTGGGTAAATTCCATTGGCGAAGTCGATTGCGGTCCTTTAGACCTGAACAAGCTCACTCTCGAACAGATTGAAGCCTCGCCCGTACGTTGCCCCGACCTGGACGCAAGCGCCAAGATGGAACAAGCCGTGCTCGATGCCCGCGCAAACGGCGACAGCATTGGCGGCACCGTATGCCTCTTGGTCAAGAATCCGCCGGTGGCGCTGGGCGAACCGGTGTTCGACCGCCTGGACGCGTTGCTCGCCCAGGCAATGCTGTCGATCCCCGCCTGCAAGGGTTTTGAAATCGGAAGCGGTTTCGCCTCGGCCCGCATGCACGGCAGCAAGCACAACGACGAACTTTACTTTGACGGCCACGCCTACCACACCCGCACCAACAATGCGGGCGGTTCCCTCGGCGGAATCAGCAACGGCGAACCCATTTACTGCCGTATGGCATTCAAACCCACCGCCACAATCTCGCAGGAACAAAAGACTGCGGGCCGCGGTGGTGAAAACGGAACGCTTGCCGCCCGCGGTCGCCACGACCCGTGCGTTGCAGTCCGTGCGCCGGTGATTGTCGAAAGCATGGCAGCCCTCGTTTTGGCTGACTTGTTCTTGCAGCAAAAACGCCATTGTCTGTAG